The genomic region CATTTTAACATCTCATTTAATGTTTGAAATAACTCATAATTAAAGCCTTTAAATATACCTTTATATTCATTTTTTATCTCTTCTAAATATTCTTCTTTTAAATTATATATTGACTTTTCTATATACATTTTATTTAAATAATATATTTCTGGTTTAATATTAAACTTATTACCTATTTTTAAAGCTAACACTAAATCATTATAAGCTTTTTTAAAACCATCAAAAGTTCCATTTAAATAACTGATTGAAATTTTAACTTTAACAGCTATATTTTGTAATATAGTTTCTTTTAATGAATTAGCATATTCATCTTCATATTCTATATTACCTATAATTATTATTCTATCGTATACCTTTCCTACATATATTTCTTCATCTAAATAAGTTTCTCGTACTATTTCTAAAACTTCATCTATCTTTTCGCTTTCGATAAGTAACATTTTATCTGCTTTGGCAATAATAGATTTCTCTATGGTAGACCACTGTATTTTTTCTTCTAAAATTCTTTCTATAATATTATCCTCAATATCTGACTTATTTAAAATATACTCTATTAAGGGCAAGGTTTTTATATCATCTTTTTCTAAATATATTTTATATAATTTATCATTAACTTTAATTTTTCTACATACCCTTGACGCTGAAAAAGGAAGATTATCAAATATTTCTGTGTTATTAATTTCTGTTAATCTTAGTTTTATATTTGTACTTTCTGTTAATTCCCTTAATACTACATTTATTTCTT from Clostridium isatidis harbors:
- a CDS encoding PucR family transcriptional regulator, with the translated sequence MKEINVVLRELTESTNIKLRLTEINNTEIFDNLPFSASRVCRKIKVNDKLYKIYLEKDDIKTLPLIEYILNKSDIEDNIIERILEEKIQWSTIEKSIIAKADKMLLIESEKIDEVLEIVRETYLDEEIYVGKVYDRIIIIGNIEYEDEYANSLKETILQNIAVKVKISISYLNGTFDGFKKAYNDLVLALKIGNKFNIKPEIYYLNKMYIEKSIYNLKEEYLEEIKNEYKGIFKGFNYELFQTLNEMLKCNLSLTKASKNLFIHRNTLMYRIEKIKKETGFDIRNFKEATFLYLLYLNINS